The sequence below is a genomic window from Pleurocapsa sp. PCC 7327.
TTATGGTGGCGCTGATGTTGCGTTACCAAAGCGTGCAAGCTAGGCTTATTGCGATGACTGTCATCGTTTTTGATATCGCAATTCTTGCCTATTTTAAATATCTAGCCTTTTTTGTCAAAGATGTGGCGGGATTGGTAGCAACTATACCGCAAAATTGGCAAACAACCTTTCCCATTCCAGTACCCGATCGCATTCCTCCCGGCGTTTCTTTTTATACTTTCCAAATGGTTGCTTTCGTCGTCGATTCGCTGACTGCAAGGAAAAAGAAACCGATCGGTTTTCTCGATTATGTTAACTTCGTCTCTTTCTTTCCTCAAATCGTCGCCGGTCCTATCGAACGCCGCGTGGATCTCTTCCCTCAAATTGAATCGTTTCGCTTTAAATTTTCTTTTGATAATTGCGAGCAAGGACTAAAGTGGCTGTCTTTGGGGCTGTTTATGAAATTCGTCCTCGGCGACAACCTTTCACCTTATATTGATTTGAAAGTGGCAGATAACGCTTGGATTATTTGGTTCCAGGCTTTCTTATTTGCACTCAGAATTTATTTTGACTTTGCCGGATATAGCTTTATTGCAGTGGGTCTGGCTAGATTTTTGGGCATTAAATTAACGCTTAATTTCCTAGCTCCTTATACTTCCCAAAGTATCAATGAATTTTGGCGGCGGTGGCATATTACGCTAAGTACTTGGTTCCGAGATTACGTCTTTATCCCGCTCATGGGTTCGCAAAAGCAATTGGCTCCCTTTTTCCTGTTTATCACTTTTACGCTCTCTGGTTTCTGGCACGGTGCTGCCTGGAATTTCATCCTTTGGGGAGCCTATCACGGCGCTCTCTTGCTAGTTTTACGCTATTTGGGCAGACCCTTTTATGGCTTTATCGGCAAATACATGTCCCAGCCTCAATTTGTCTCTTGGGGACTAACCTTTGCCTCAGTGGTTCTAGGATGTTTATTCTTTATGGAGACGAATACTAGACGACTGCTAGCTAAATTACTTGCGATCGCAACCCCTTGGAACTATTCTTTGACTGGCTTGGGCAAATTATTTAGTTCCTATAGCCTAAATGAAGGAGTCATGCTGATTGCTATTTTGATATTGGCAACGGCTGTTCTCCTGATGGAGCATATCGCTATTTGGCAGCGGAAATTTGAGTACGAGTTACTTCTCTCTCCTTGGGTATCGCCAGTATTGCTTGGTTTAACTGTCCTACTGGCAGAAAAAACCCCATCGAAGTTTATTTATTTCGAGTTTTAGCGGGAAGGGAATTCATTAGAATTCCCTTGCTCGAGCGCGAAAGTCCTATAGGCGAGGACTTTCGCGCTCGCTAGATAAGGCTTTCAGTCCATGTTAATGGACTTATGCTGTTAGCCAAGAAATTGATTTCTTGGGGATCGTTAAACGGATTTGATATTATTCAACGTTCAGTTGTCGATGAATTTTAATTCCTCGACTTGCCATAGTTTCCTCAAATAAATTAGTTGGCAAGACTTGTTCTACCGGAAAAATTCCAGGTTGGTGGAGTTTTCCTGCTAGTACTAATTGGGCAACGCCTCCCGTTCCATATCCAGCAGCAATTGCTGTATTTTCATGTACCATTGTCGAGTAATATTTGACATTGCGATCGCCTTTCTTGCCGCTTATTTCCGTTCGCATTGCTACCCCAATGCCGCTAAAGCGATCGGTCACGGAGGTCATTTTATAACCGACATGAGAAAAAAATTCAACTCCTTTTTTACTCTTAACCCATGCCGAAGGAAAAACATGAGCTGTAATCCAGGTTAGATGATTATATAGATCGGGAACTGACCCAAATTTTGTAATAACGTTTTTGACAGGAAAAGATTCAGCAAAGGTATAAGTTTCTGGCACGTCAAACCAATAAACGCCTGTCTTGCCATACGGTTTGGGAAATTCTATAACTTCTCGTTGGGTGTAAGGCAATTTTTTTTGCCATTTGCCATCTATCCACACCTCGAATGGTTGTTGCAATCCCAAGAAAGTCGTTCGCATGACGGTAATACCAGCACCGCCAGAACCTGCTACAACATAACTGAGATGAATCGTTTCGGCTGCGTCAAGCTGTTCTATTCCTTGACGAACCATACTATTAGAAATTCCTGGAAAAACTCCCGTATTTAAAATTGCCGTAATACCAGCCGTTTTTGCTTCGTCTCGATAATTGATAACCTTCTGATAGAAAGAACGGTGGTCGCTAACATCGATATAATTAACGCCTTGTTCGATACAAGTTTTGAGAACCCGACCATCTCGATAATGAAACGGTCCTGCACAATGAATGACTAAGTTAGAAGTTGCGATCGCAGCTCTTAATCCTTCTAAATCTTCTAAATCTAAGGCAAGAAATTGTAGAGGTTGTTTAATATCTTGTCTGGGTTGGCGACCCGTAACAATAACTTCTGCATCGGTGTGGTTAGCGATATCTTGAGCTACGCTACTCCCAATTCTTCCACAACCCCCAATAATTAAAACTTTTTTAGTCATTTTTTTTAGATTAAAAATTATTTCAAAGATCGTACCCGAACATACAAGGCTATTTCAGTCTATTAGGTTAATATTTTAGCTCCAAGAAATTTATTTTTTAAAGATTTATCTTTCTGTATTGCTTATCCTGTAGGGAGATCGATTTTAGCGCGATCGCGTTCAATTATAATGGGATGGGTTACGATCCAATCGATCGAGCGCTAAATCGGTTCCGAGTAGAAAAACCGAGATTGAGAGGCAAGTCTTGTAGATATGCCATGTCTAAATTTACTCGAAAGTTTTATTTTCTAGTCATTTGCGGGGTTATTGTTGGCATTCTAATTTTATATATAGCACGCCTCGATCGCTTGCGTACCAATATTTCTGTCACTACTGAGAAAGAAAGCATATCTCGCCATCCCAATGCAATCGCTGCTTTAGAAGCAGGAATCGAGTCTTACCAACACTCACAAATGCTAGATGCAGAGATAGCTTTTCGTAAAGCGATCGCACAGGATGCTAACTTAGCGGAAGCATATAACAATCTAGGGGTAATTCTTTTTTGGAACGATCGCTCACAAGACGCGATCGCTGCTTTTAGGAAAGCACTCGATCTTAAGCCATCCTATCGAGTCGCTAATACCAATTTAGGCTGGCTGTTGAAAACCGAACATTACTTCCAAGAATTCATAGAAGCTTATGCCAAAAAAATGCCTGTTAACCCCAATGAGTCTTTAGCTAGGTATAGCCTAATCCTGAAACCAGCTTCCGATCGGTGGGACTATAGTACCCTAGCCCAGGCGATCGAGCAATACCGATCGCAAGTAAAAAGAAATCCTCGTAGTGCTTGGTCTCACTATAATTTAGGAATAGTGCTAGATATGCTGGGGGATTTACCCGCCGCGATCGCCGAGTACCAAATAGCCGTCGATCTTCAATCAGATTTTGCAGAAGCTCATAGCGATCTAGGGAATGTTTTAGGAATTTTAGGAAAAGAAAAACAGGCAATTTTTCATCTAACCAAAGCACGAGATTTATTTCGGAAAAAAAGCAAAATAGATTATCGAGCAACTAATAATTACAATGCTTGGCAAGCAGAACAATTAATCGCTCAATTTCAATCTAAGTCAGACAATAAAAAAAATCTTGCCTTTAATTCCTCTAAGTTAATGGCAACTGCTTTTGTTGAAGAAGGAAAAATCCTGTCTCCCGATCGAGTTTATGCAAAAGTTAGTCCATCTATTGTTTGTATCGAAAAAGAAACGAGCCAAGACGGCGAATGTGGCGGTGGTGGCATAATTGTTACTTCTGATGGGTTGGTTCTTACTAACCAGCATGTTATCGGAACGAAATCAACGGTATCAGTTAAATTAAAAGATGGAAGAAAGCTTACTGGCAAGGTTTTTGAAAGCGATTTAGTTTTTGATTTGGCTTTATTAAAATTACAAGGAGCTAACGATCTGCCAAAAGTTACTTGGGCTGATACCAAGATTAAAGATGAAGCAGGAGGGGAGTTAATTTTAGTAGATTCAAATCCAGTTTATGCAATTGGCTTTCCTTTCCCAGAAGAATGGAAGATGTCCAATGGACAGGTTCTTAAATTACAGAGTCAAAAAATACAATCTTATAGAACGCTTTTAAAAGCTTTTATAACTTCTAGTGACTTAGTTCTCCCCGGATATAGCGGCGGACCATTGATTAACTCTTATGGACAAGCGATCGGGATCACTTCTCACAGACATCGAAAAACCGGTGTAGGAAGACATATTTCAGTTGGAACAATTAGAGGTTTTATCGATGAAGTAGTTCCCTGGCTGAGAATAACTAATGGGAGATGGGAGAACTTATATTAATTTATCTTATATTAAGGTTACAGGTCTTTAAAATTCCTGGGGTTTGACGATGTTTTCTCAAGTTGATTGATGTTATGAATGAGTTTCGAGATTTTTCTGTTTTAAAAGCCTTGACCATTCCTCCTTTGTTAGCGATCGCCTGTTAAGGAATAACTCGTTTCCCTAAAATCACAAAAGACTGCGATCGCGCTGCAACCGTTCCCAGAAAAATCCTGCGACATTGGCAACTTGGGAAACAAAAAATAAGCCAGCCAATAAGACTCTTGGATGGCGAGATGGGATAGAAAAAGGATAGCGCAGTAGGTCGGTATAAAACGTCAGTGGCTCGACTTTAATAGGTTCTAGATTGCGTTGCGAACGGACTTGGTGAAAATGAAACGCGCCGCGACCGTAGTTAAAATGCTGCCGCCAAAAGGTAGGCAATGAAAGTTTATGGGCATGATAGACTAAAGCTTCCGGGACGTAAACCATTGTGTAACCGCGATGCAACCAGCGATCGCACAATTCCCGATCCTCTCCTGCCGCCAAGGGAAACGTCGTATCGAAGTAGCCAAGCTCGCGAAAGCGTTCTGTCGATAGGGCAAAGTTATTAGAAGTAAAGAACGCAGCTCGCTGGGGGTCGCGATTGTAGTAAGTGTAAAGATAATCGACTAAAAGCTGGCTGGCTTCTGAGTAGAGATTCTCAGATAATTCGTTAATTGTATGACCGCCGAGCAAGCCATCGGGATACCGGTCGAAATGGGTTTCGAGCACCTTCAACCAGTTGGGATCGGGTTGACAGTCGTCGTCGGTAAAGACAAGAAACTTTCCCCTCGCACTGGCGGCGCCCGTATTGCGGGCAGCGGCGGGTCCGGCGTTAGTTTGCCGAATGAGCTGGAGGTTGAGTTCTCCTCTAAATGGCGATACGACTGAATCTAGCGATCGCGCGCTACCATCATCAACGACAATAACCTCAAAGCGATCGCGCGGGTAGTTCAGACGAGTTAGGGACTTCAAGCAAGTTTCCAGTCGCTCTGGGCGATTGTAAGTGGGAATAATGATGGAAAAGAAAGGCTGTTTGGGTTCCATAGTTTTATATTTTTGTCAAAATGAGCGATGGAATTTCCAGTCTCGCTTATCCTCAGAAAGTTTTTTCAGCAGGCATATATTATGAGAGAAAAATCTGATTCCTCCGTAATCTCTTTCAAAAGGATTCTGTAAAAAGCGGTAGGCAACTCTCATTAAATACGTGGATAAATTTGGAAAATTGCCAATTTTGACAACTTCATAGCGTCGGTTTCTTAATATGTAATACAAAACTTTCCTAATTCCTGGCATCCATATATCGTCAAACAACACATATCCTTTTTTTGAAAATTGTGTTTCTGAACTAGATCGTAGAGAATGGTGCCCGTCTCGCGAGGAGTAGCAACGGGGAAAGGATTAATCGAATTTCCCTCAGCGTCTTCTACGTAGCCAGTCTCGTAAATATTTTCTAGGATTGCATTCATGGTTTTTTGCTCAAACATAAGATAGAAAAGTAGAAGCTATAGTTTCATAAAAACTCTTAGTTGAGCGAGCAATCAGAATATCTAATTATTCTGACTCCTGACTCCTATCCTTTCCAAGGCTATTCTCTCGCTGACGTTGCTCCTAATTGAAGCCGACACAGTTCCCAAGCACTCACGTATCTGACATAAAACATAATCAGAGACACTTGAATTTTCTGGTTTAATCCTTGCAAGCGCGAATCTCGAAAAGCATTAAAGACAAAAAATAAAGGAGGAATCATATTGCGCCATAAACAATCGAGAAACAGCTTCTGCTTTTCTAAGCGAGAAGATACGTTTTTACACTGCCGCTGATAGCTTCCTGCTGCTAATCTGATCGTTCTTTTGTACAGTTGAGCCAGAGAATATCTTGCTGGATGCGCCACGCATACGTCATCGGCATAAATTTGCACGTATCCCCCAGCAAAAACCCGCGCTCCCCACTCAAGATCGCCATTCGATTTTAAACTTGCATCGAAAGCTCCGACGCGCTCGATGACTTCTTTAAAGGTAAAAACATTGGCGGTAGCCCCACCTTTATACTCCTTAAGTAATTTCTCCTGAGGAAACGCAGTAATACTTTCATAAAGTTCGACTGCTGTCGGTCGATCTGGGTTTTTGAAAAAAAGGTCTATTTTACCGACTACTTGCCCGCAGTTAGGAACTTTGAGCAAATTGTTTACTCCTTTTTCTATCCAATTTGGAGCGGGAATACAATCTGCATCGGTGAAGGCGATTACTTCTCCTTTAGCTAGCGAGATTCCTTTATTGCGAGCGGCGTAGGAACCCGGAATGCTTTCATCGGTTAAAATAGCTTGTCTAAATCGAGCGACAATGCTTTGAACTTTTTCGCGATCGCTCGAACCGTTATCGACAACAATTATTTCATAAAGCTCTTTTGGATAGGTCTGTTTTTCTAGAGCTTCCAAACAAATTTTTAGATGCTCGGAATCGTTGAAAACCGGAACGATCGCAGAAACAAACGGTCCAGATTTGTACTCCATGATCCGATGATTTTGACGGGTTAATAAAATCTACAATGAGCGAGAATTTTCCTCGGTTAACCATCTATCAATTTCTCTATTTTTTGGGTTCGTTGAGAATAAATCCCGCTCCTATTCCCTTGGCTGGATTGCGCAATTTAATATCATTTTTTATTCCTACTTCCGAACAAGGCAATTTAGTAATCCAGCATTTATTAGTCCAGTTGGCTGGATAGGTGTACTCTACATCATTAATTTTTGCATATATTAAATCAAAACTCGGTAATTTAGAGGGGAAAACTAGGCGAGATTGTCCTCCCGCGATCGCAAGAGAAACTACAGCTAAGCCAATTGCTCCTAAGCGAGCGAATTGTTTAACTCTAGTCAACTCGATTATTTTGAAAAAATGAGATAAGAGAAAGTTTTTCTCTCCCCTAACCAAATAATA
It includes:
- a CDS encoding MBOAT family protein, which produces MNYSDFSFWLILIGFAIPYFGIRYLAKTLNLWRDSFDSIGLMVWSLMLFLNTDRISFAVFVFEVVFNYIMVALMLRYQSVQARLIAMTVIVFDIAILAYFKYLAFFVKDVAGLVATIPQNWQTTFPIPVPDRIPPGVSFYTFQMVAFVVDSLTARKKKPIGFLDYVNFVSFFPQIVAGPIERRVDLFPQIESFRFKFSFDNCEQGLKWLSLGLFMKFVLGDNLSPYIDLKVADNAWIIWFQAFLFALRIYFDFAGYSFIAVGLARFLGIKLTLNFLAPYTSQSINEFWRRWHITLSTWFRDYVFIPLMGSQKQLAPFFLFITFTLSGFWHGAAWNFILWGAYHGALLLVLRYLGRPFYGFIGKYMSQPQFVSWGLTFASVVLGCLFFMETNTRRLLAKLLAIATPWNYSLTGLGKLFSSYSLNEGVMLIAILILATAVLLMEHIAIWQRKFEYELLLSPWVSPVLLGLTVLLAEKTPSKFIYFEF
- a CDS encoding saccharopine dehydrogenase family protein; protein product: MTKKVLIIGGCGRIGSSVAQDIANHTDAEVIVTGRQPRQDIKQPLQFLALDLEDLEGLRAAIATSNLVIHCAGPFHYRDGRVLKTCIEQGVNYIDVSDHRSFYQKVINYRDEAKTAGITAILNTGVFPGISNSMVRQGIEQLDAAETIHLSYVVAGSGGAGITVMRTTFLGLQQPFEVWIDGKWQKKLPYTQREVIEFPKPYGKTGVYWFDVPETYTFAESFPVKNVITKFGSVPDLYNHLTWITAHVFPSAWVKSKKGVEFFSHVGYKMTSVTDRFSGIGVAMRTEISGKKGDRNVKYYSTMVHENTAIAAGYGTGGVAQLVLAGKLHQPGIFPVEQVLPTNLFEETMASRGIKIHRQLNVE
- a CDS encoding trypsin-like peptidase domain-containing protein, with product MSKFTRKFYFLVICGVIVGILILYIARLDRLRTNISVTTEKESISRHPNAIAALEAGIESYQHSQMLDAEIAFRKAIAQDANLAEAYNNLGVILFWNDRSQDAIAAFRKALDLKPSYRVANTNLGWLLKTEHYFQEFIEAYAKKMPVNPNESLARYSLILKPASDRWDYSTLAQAIEQYRSQVKRNPRSAWSHYNLGIVLDMLGDLPAAIAEYQIAVDLQSDFAEAHSDLGNVLGILGKEKQAIFHLTKARDLFRKKSKIDYRATNNYNAWQAEQLIAQFQSKSDNKKNLAFNSSKLMATAFVEEGKILSPDRVYAKVSPSIVCIEKETSQDGECGGGGIIVTSDGLVLTNQHVIGTKSTVSVKLKDGRKLTGKVFESDLVFDLALLKLQGANDLPKVTWADTKIKDEAGGELILVDSNPVYAIGFPFPEEWKMSNGQVLKLQSQKIQSYRTLLKAFITSSDLVLPGYSGGPLINSYGQAIGITSHRHRKTGVGRHISVGTIRGFIDEVVPWLRITNGRWENLY
- a CDS encoding glycosyltransferase family 2 protein, which codes for MEPKQPFFSIIIPTYNRPERLETCLKSLTRLNYPRDRFEVIVVDDGSARSLDSVVSPFRGELNLQLIRQTNAGPAAARNTGAASARGKFLVFTDDDCQPDPNWLKVLETHFDRYPDGLLGGHTINELSENLYSEASQLLVDYLYTYYNRDPQRAAFFTSNNFALSTERFRELGYFDTTFPLAAGEDRELCDRWLHRGYTMVYVPEALVYHAHKLSLPTFWRQHFNYGRGAFHFHQVRSQRNLEPIKVEPLTFYTDLLRYPFSIPSRHPRVLLAGLFFVSQVANVAGFFWERLQRDRSLL
- a CDS encoding glycosyltransferase family 2 protein; the protein is MEYKSGPFVSAIVPVFNDSEHLKICLEALEKQTYPKELYEIIVVDNGSSDREKVQSIVARFRQAILTDESIPGSYAARNKGISLAKGEVIAFTDADCIPAPNWIEKGVNNLLKVPNCGQVVGKIDLFFKNPDRPTAVELYESITAFPQEKLLKEYKGGATANVFTFKEVIERVGAFDASLKSNGDLEWGARVFAGGYVQIYADDVCVAHPARYSLAQLYKRTIRLAAGSYQRQCKNVSSRLEKQKLFLDCLWRNMIPPLFFVFNAFRDSRLQGLNQKIQVSLIMFYVRYVSAWELCRLQLGATSARE